The nucleotide window GCCCATAACTCCCTCCACTAAGGCATATTCTGCATCCCGGCTGTAGTAGGCGTAGGATTTGGGAATGTAAGCTTCGGAGGTGAGAACCGGATCGAGGTTATAGGCGGGCCGCCTGGTGACGTAGCGGTGAAACATAGGGTCAATGTAGTCTGGCCCCACCTTAAATGACTGCACCCGCTGGGAGCGGCGACCCAAAGCGGCTAGCAACGCCAGGGTAACCGTCGTTTTGCCTGCACCGCTGCGCTCCCCTGCAATAATTAAGCCGCCCATCACTTCGTAGGGTAGGCACTGCCCACCCGGAAAACGTCAAAGCCCAATTTTAAGGGGTGGCGGCAGGGTCTTTGCTGATGGCCTCCAGCATTTCGTGCTTCGTTTCCTGCAGATTGTGCTTCTGAATGTCGACTCGGTAGCGAATAGGCGAAAGCAGGCCCTGCACCCCCTTATCGCGGCACTGCATATGCAGCTTGCTGAGCGCAGCATGGGGGTCGTAGGCCAGCTTGCTGTCGCTATCAAGAGTCTTGAGATAGCCAGTAAAGCCTAAGAAGGCAATTCGGTAGAGCATCTGCTGGCTAAACTCGCCTTGGAAATAGCCGCCATGCACATCCCGTTTACCAAAGGCGTAGTCAAGGGTGAGCTGCAGATAATCAAGCCACCGCAGCGGTCCTTTGGCTTTGGCCCGAGTCAAGATTCCTTGCGGAGTTTTAGAGCGTTGCTGGTCGCGCACTGAGAAGGTGACATCTTTATAGTCGGTGCAGTCAAAGAAGGTGAAGAAGTCAGAGACCGTTACTCGGTCTTTGTTCAGCCGAGTCTGATCTTTAAACAAATCAGCTAGCGTCAGGCAGCGAGTCTTAGCCGAGCGCTGATGGGTGAGAAACAGCCAATCAAGCACTTTTTCAGGGGACTGTGCGATCGCATCCTCCATAGAAATGCCGGGAGAAAAGTATTGATCGAGCACATTCAGGTTGACAATGCCATAGTCCTGCCGAGACTGATACGTTGAGCGAACTGCCACGTTGCCCAGCCGGTAGCCGCGCGCCTGGGTGCGACTGGGAAAAGCGATGTAGTTAGCAGTAGTCGAAGCAATGCGCAGAGCAATATCGCCCTCACTGCTAAATAGGTAAGACTCAGCAAACCGCCGCAGCGAAGAGTCTAAAAAGTTGGCCCGGCTGCTGATAATCGTCAGCACCGGAATGTCAGGTGAGGCCAACACTAACCGCCCCAGGCAAAACACGTAGCCGATTTCAGCCGTTGGATCTTTTTGGATAGACCGGCTGTCAAACACGTCAGATAAAATCCGCACTACGTTGGTCACCACAAAGGCTCCCATGCTGTGGCCGACAAAGGAAAGCTTGATCTTGCCCTCAGGGGCCTCTTCCCAATAGTTTAAAGCGGCGGCAGAGGCATCGGGATGGTCAGGGTTTTCTGCCGCAATATCTTTGGCCCTGCGCTCGACCAGCTTCTGATCCAGCAGCCTGATCATTTCCACCAGATCTAGCACACCAAAATTGTTGGCCCGGTAGTTGTCGCGGAAGTAGACAATCAGCCGCATGATCACCAGCGCCAGTATTAGCGCACCCAGCAAGATCAAGCCAGAAAGCCCCAGCGCCAGCACAAACCCGAGCCAAGTGCGCGCCACGGGAAACAGCTGAAGGATCAGCAATGCGATCGCACCAACAACACCGCCAATCAACAGATCCCGAGGCAGCGGCGGCAGCGCCGAAAAAGCTTCTTTCAAGCGCCCCGGCTCAACATTTTCAGAAGGCCAGCGATAGCCAATAAACACCTTATTGGCGTAGCTAGAAATGGCCCCATCGTAGCTATTGATGTACTGAAAAATGTCCTTGTACCAGTTCCTCACCGACCCGCGACTGGTGTTGTAGCCATGCACAGCAATAACCAGTTCTGGGGCTGTCGCGCTCTGCTGATGGATGCGGTAAAGGTGGTCAGCAATTTCCTCAAGGCCCTGCTCTGCATTCTCCATATCCTGTGGGTCAGACTCATACGCATCCTCGATATTAGGAGGGGCGTTGCTCATGACAAAATAGCCAGGAATGGTCGCCTTACTGGGAGAGCTGCTCAGCACCTCGACTAGCTGCACCGCATTATTTTCGCCAGCTTTATCTGGCTCAAAAGACAGGTGCTGAACGGTTGGATCATCTCTAAAGACCAATCTTTCAATGGTAAAAGGCAGTGGTTTCATAACATGTAGCCCCTGATTTGAGCGAAAAGGTACACCCTATTGCTTGGAATCAACGTTAACCGACAGATTCCGGGCAGCCATGCTAGGTTCATGAAATGTAGACTCTACCAGCATCCTTAAACCCCTATGGCTGAGGTTGAAATTTTCAGTGCTGCCGTCTGCCCCTTCGCTCAGCGTAGCCGCCTGGTGCTGCTGGCCAAAGGCGTAGAGTTTGAAGTTACCGAGATCGATCTGCAAAACAAACCTGCTAATTTTTTAGATATTTCTCCCTATGGCAAAGTGCCGGTCCTGATTCACGGGTCAAACCGGGTTTGGGAATCGGCGATCGTCAACGAATACCTAGAAGAGGTCTTTCCCCAACCGGCACTGCTGCCCTCAGAGCCGGGTCAGCGTGCGATCGCACGTATTTGGATCGACTTTGCCAATACCAAGCTCATTCCCGCCTTCTACAAACTGCTGCTGAGCCAGGAACCCGAAAAACAGCAAGAGTGGGCCGAAGAGATTCGCAAACACCTCATATTTATTGAGCAGGAAGGGCTATGCAAGCTCTCAGTAGGCCCCTTCTGGCTAGGCGATACGGTCAGCCTCGTAGACTTTTCCTACTACCCGTGGTTCGAGCGCTGGTCAGCCCTAGAGCACTACCGAGGCGTGACAGTACCCGCAGAGTGTACCCGGCTACAACAGTGGTGGCAGACCATGAAGGATCTAGAGCCAGTCAAAGCAACCGCCTATCCAGGCGACTACCACATTGAGCAATACTCCAAATACGCAGCAGGCACCGCGATGGGAACCACGGCTAAGGAGATTCGGCGCTATTGAGGAGGCGGTGGGAGGGGTGGGAGAGTGATGAGTGGGAGAGTGGGAGAGTGGGAGAGTAAGTATATCCCATCTACCCATCCACCCCCTTCCCTTTCCCTAGCTCTGCCTGCGTGTTATCACGCTAATGTGCTCCCCGCCTCTGCCAGTAGGGATGGGGTCGAGCCAGGAGATGCGATCGCAATAATGCAGCACCGCCATGCGGTTGATCGCCTCAACAACAGCGGCATAGTCGCCCAGCAAAATGTGGCAGAGTTTTTCGGGCTGGTAAGAAGATAGTTGGAAAGATGAGGCGTCGTCTCCAGCTTACCTACGCCAAGTTGGGATGATTTGGGGGATTTGAGAAGGTGCAACTTCTCTCTTCCCCGACCAGAATCATTCTCCGCAAAAAGAGCATACAAGATGCACCAGGGGAGTTCAACCGTATTGTCATATTCCTTGGCGATCACTCTTCTCAATCGCAAGTACCGTAGGATGGGCACGCTTTGCTTTGCCCATCCTACGGTACCTCGTCAAACTTAATTGAGGGAGTTTGGGAAGTAGCAATTCAAATCCTTGTACTCGTCGTGGTCAGGAAAAGGATAGACGCGCAGCTTGCGATTGACTTTAATGTTGAGCTTCCGATAAAACATTGGGTGAATCACACAGGTATCGGTCACCATCAACGGCAATCTTCCCTCCATGCTGTATTCAAAATCAGCCTCAGCATAGCCTGCCTTTTCATCTAGATGCCGAACTCGTCCGACGATACCCAACTCAGCAACTAGTTGACGAAACGACAAAGGAGAATATTCACCGGGAGGCCATTCAGATGCAGTAAGGGGCGCACGTTTATCGAGTTCGTTACCCGTGAAGATCATGGGTAGCCCAGAGAGAGCTTCTACAATACGCCCAACTTTGGGGTAGACCGAGCTGTAAGAATTGATAACCTCTTCAGCCAAGTCGCATTGACCTTGATAAATCGCATCTACGATGTCGTTAGGACGAAAGTGAGGAAATGACTTTTCGGCCAGTGCCTGCTTTGCGATCGCATTTGACAACACTATCAGCTGGCGAGGACGCATCTGGGTATGCCTCAGCAGGTAAGGAAATGTTAGCTCAGGCACGCCCTGACGATTTCTCAAGCTTGTGCCAAAGTACGGATACCAAAGCTTCTCCAGCACATCCTCGTGGCTGTCCCAATCAATGGCTTTAGAAGCCGGATCGAGCTTGCCAATTGCCTGGAGATAAGTGTAAAACCGCCAGCTGATCAACCGCATCAGATCTTTGGGTCGCCAATGGAGATAAACCACATTGCGAACAAACTTGAGCGGGTTAAGCACCATCTCCTCTTTGAGGTAAGGAAACACTTCATCCATCAGAAACAGCTTGAGGTGAAGGCCCCGTATCCCATAATCTCGGTTAAAGTCAGAGCCAAACTGGATGAGGGCAGCAATCGCCCGCATCATGGCAACATCATTAACAGCGTAATTTTCCAGAGTGTCAATGGAGAGAATCACAGGTTTTTTGCGCGCTAGCTCAAGCACTGCTTTCTGCCCAGCCTGTATGCGATCGTCTGAGAGAATGTCCTCCAGCTCGTCCCAGAGGTCATTTTCAGTTTTTAGTAAGCGATTGAGCAAAGATTTAAGGGCATGACGGATAAAGGTAGAGAGCCTGCCACTTTTGTCTCCAAAAATACAGGCTGCCCGGATACGTACATCCTGATCCTTTAGCTCCCGGAAGATGATTGACCAGATGACAAAGCTCCAAACTTTAGCAATGCGAGGAATTGCGATCTCGCGGCTTTGGGTTGCAGTTGAGGCAATGTCTTGCAGCACCTGCTCAAAGGCAACAGGTTCATCGACATCAATCGCTGTGGCTCGGCGGAACCGCTTTTGAAAGGAAAAGAATTGAGATAAAGCAGTTTTCCCAGAGCCTCTTCGCCCAACAATGAGGAAAACTTTAGGGTCGAGGGCAACCTCGTTAAACCAAGTGTGGTAGAAGAAATACTTGCTGTACTCACCTTGGAGAAGCTTGAGTTCCGACTCGCAATCTGCTTCACCGAAAGGGCTAAAGTGCTCCGCGACTTCCCGATCCATGTTGGGGGTTCCTCATAGGTGAAGGCCAAGGAATCTATCTGCTTCTTCGCCCAGCAGCCTACCCAAAGTTTGAGTCAGCTCAAGCCTCTCTAGAGCCAACAGATGTACTCAGCTAAGAGGAGCGACCACGGGTCTGACCCTATCGAAAAAAGCAGAGATCCTTGGATATAACCATAGCCAGCTTGCCAATGGACCAGTCAAGATTTGTGCCAGATGTGCGATTGGCCAGCTTCGCGATCGCTTGAGGATAACTTACATTCTGTACAATTTTGATACTAATAGAGCATCAGATTTGGCGAGTTGAGACGCCAAGTTGAGGGCACTTAGTACCCTTCTCTTGGCTGTTTCAGCAACAAGTTGGCTAGCCCAGCAAGACAAGGTGATTTCTGCATTGCAGCGGTAGCTTTAGCTTCAGTAGTTAACTATAGTAGACAAATTCAAAGCCCCTTCCTAGGAATAACCTCAATGCAGCCCGACTCCCCTGTACCGTCCGCTGAGCTGGTTAAGCTAGTCAACCAGCTGATCGCTTCCCGGCAAATCACGCTGGCTCAATACCAACAGATTTCCGCAACAGTATTAGCAGACGGCACAGTAGATGAGCAAGAGCGGCGGCAAATTAACCGCCTGTTCGACGCCATTCAAGCAGGCACCGTGAAGTTCATGGGCTAATCCAATCAGGCCACCGTGATTTCATCAGATAGGTACACATCTTGAATCTGATGAAATAGCTTCACCCCTTCCTTAAAGTCGCGCTGAAAGGTCTTGCGGCCCGAAATTAGGCCACAGCCACCCGCACGTTTGTTAATCACAGCTGTGCGAACGGCCTCGGCAAAGTCATTTTTGCTAGAGGCACCGCCTGAGTTAATCAGGCCTGCCCGTCCGGCATAGCAGTTGAGTACCTGATAACGGGCCAGGTCAATCGGGTGGTCAGTGATCAGGTCGCTGTACATGCGATCGTGGGTTTTGCCGTAGGACTTGCCTTCCTTTTGGGCGACAGCCTGGTAGCCCCCGTTCAGCATAGGCAGCTTTTGCTTGATCAGGTCGGCCTGAATGGTGACACCTAGGTGGTTGGCCTGCCCGGTCAGGTCTGCTGCTAGGTGGTAATCTTTATCTTGCTTAAAGGCTTCGTTGCGCAGATAGCACCAGAGAATCGTCGCCATACCCAGCTGGTGCGCCCGCTCAAAGGCCTCTCGCACCTCTTGAATTTGGCGGACAGATTCGGGTGAGCCAAAGTAAATCGTGGCCCCGACTGCAACTGCACCTAAGTTCCAGGCCTGCTCGACTGAGGCAAACATGATCTGGTCAAACTGGTTAGGGTAGGTCAGCAGCTCATTGTGATTGAGCTTGGCAATGAAGGGAATTTTGTGAGCGTATTTACGAGACACGCTGCCTAAAACGCCGAGGGTTGTAGCCACGGCATTGCAGCCTCCGGCAATAGCCAGCTCGATGATGTTGCTAGGGTCAAAATAGATGGGGTTGGGCGCAAAGGAGGCCCCAGCAGAGTGCTCAACGCCCTGATCTACCGGCAGGATGGAAAGGTAGCCAGTGTTGGCTAGCCGTCCACTGCTATAGAGCTGCTGCAGGCTGCGGAGCACTTGGGGGTTGCGATCGCTATGGGCAAAAATGCGATCGACCCAGTCCGGCCCCGGCAGATGCAGGGTAGACCGAGAGACTTTGGCCTGGTACGTGAGGAGGGAGTCGGCTTCCTCTCCTAGCCAATCGACAATAGATCGATTCGAGGATGGAGCAGCAACCATAGAACGTCCTTAATGCAACCTTGCGTTTGGGCAATTACCTAGCTTAAAAGCAGCATCCCTGAGCGATACCCGCTTAAAGAAAGACTTATGTATTAAGCAATATTTCTTCAAATTTCCGCTAATTTCGCTCAATTATCTCTACCTTTGGGCTAAGAGATTTCTTTCGACCGGCAGACGCAACAATACTTGTATTTTTTCTAACCTGCTAAAGGTTGGAGCAGCGCTTCTCAACCTGCTTCTCAATCAGTCGAATTCAAAGAAAAAATATGCTTAACCCTTTTGATGTTCTTGTTTTAATGCTGTTTGCTGCAGCTGCTGCGTATTTGGCTAACATTTCGGCTCGGCGTGCGAGAGTAGAACTGGCTGCAGTTGCTCTAAGTGTCATCATGATGCTCAGTGCAAGCCTACCTGCTCAGGCAGCTGCCGCTGCCAAAGACAGCGCTATCAGCTCTGACCAACGAGCGCTGAACGGTGCCCTTCAGGAAACTCCTAACGGCAATCAGTTTCACGGCATTGAGTATCCAGAAGTAGACGGCACTCCTCTCAGCGATACAGAGATTGAGCGGCGGATCCGTGCCAATGTTTCTGACGAGATTGCCACCAGCGTTTCAAATGGGGCTGTTCGCATCTCTGGGGAAGTGAAAAACCGTCGAGTTGCTCAGCGCATCGTGGATGAAATCAAGGATATTCCTGGCGTTCACGAACTCACCTTTGATTTGGGCTTGACCGAGATTAACACTGCGCGTCAGCCTTAATCTGGCTTAAATTAGCCTATCGGCGGGGGGTGATCTTGCACCTCCGGCCGATTTTATTTCTTTGTAGAAAAACGAGGATATGCCATGACTAATAACCAACTCCAAAGACTCCGAGACTGCGGCCAAAGCCTCTGGATGGACTATCTCAGCCGCGATCTCATCCAATCTGGCGAACTCAAGCAGAAGGTAGACGAGGGCTGGTTGCGAGGCATCACCTCTAACCCCAGCATCTTTGAGAAAGCGATCAAGGGCAATCAAACCTACCAGCCTGATATCGAAGAGGGCATTCGCAATAAGTGGTCTGCTCAGCAGATTTTTGAATCTCTGGCAATTGAAGACATTCGCAACGCCTGCGATATCTTGCATCCCGTCTTTGAGGAAACCGATGGCCTAGATGGCTATGTCAGCATCGAGGTTTCTCCTCTGCTAGCCAAGAATGCTCAGGGCACCTTGGAAGAAGCCCGACGGCTTTACAAGGCGATTGAACGGCCCAATGTGATGATCAAAATTCCTGGCACTTCCGAGGGTATGGAAGCGATCGAGCAGGTAATCTACGAAGGCATCAACGTCAACGTGACGCTGCTGTTTTCAGTGGATATGTATGCCCGAGCAGCCGAAGCCTACATTCGGGGGCTGGAGCGGCGAGCAGAGGAAGGCCAGCCCATCAACAAACTTTCTTCTGTAGCCAGCTTCTTCATCAGCCGGATCGATTCAAAAATTGATGAGCAGCTTGATAGTCGGCTGAAGCGGGAAGGCACCGAAAGCCTGAATATGGAAAAGCGACTGGAGGCATTTAAAGGCAAGGTTGCGATCGCAAATGCCAAAATGGCTTACCAGAAGTATCTAGAGCTGTTCAACGGCGATCGTTGGCAGGCGCTAAAAGACAAAGGAGCCAACCCCCAACGGCTACTCTGGGCCAGCACCAGCACCAAGAACCCCAACTTCAGCGATGTGCTGTACGTCAATGAGCTAGTGGGGCGCGACACGGTCAACACCATGCCGGTCGAAACCATTGAAGCCTGTGCGGATCACTGCGAAGTGGGTTGCGATCGCATTGAAGCCGATCTAGACGAAGCGCACAACATAATCAACAGCCTCTCTGATTCAGACATCGAAATCGATCTGAACAGCGTCATGGAGGAGCTTCTAGAAGAAGGCATTGAGAAATTCAATCAGCCCTACAATTCCTTGCTGGAATCAATTGAAGAAAAGGTAAAGCAGCTAGCCACGGCTTAAGCCGAGTAAGAGATTTCCAGCTACCTTAAAGGAGCCTCTGGCTCCTTTTTTCATGCCAACTCGGAGTAACCGCTTAAGGGTTGCTTGAAGTGGGCTTAAGCACCCTTAGGCAGTAAAGCCCTATAATCCTTGTTTTCAAAGAGGACTTTACGGCCCCCTAAGGAAGTAGGAAGAGGCAGATAAGCTCAACAATGCTCAAACGGCTCGTTAAATAGATTTTCTAATAGCGTCACAGAGGCCTACACAAATGGAGAAGCCAGAGCCTTTCTAGGAAGTTTATTAATACCATTTGAGTTATTTCGTTAGAGATAAAATTTGACGACAGGAATGAGCAGACTTGTTCCCTGTGTGAGATGCCGAAACCAGCTCAATTGAGTTCAATGAAAGGGTAAGATTCCAACTGAAAAGGAGTTCGAGATGGGCTGGTTAAAGCGAATTTTTGGACAAGGCGTTCTTCCCAACAATCAGAATAAAGGCAATCAAGGAACCCAAGCAAGAAGTAATCAAGGGGTTCAACAAAATACCCAAGCTGCTGCTCAAGCGGCTCCTAATGCAACAGTTAGTCAACAGCAGTCAATCCCCCCTGAGCGAGTTGGCCTAAACGGAGAGTATGACCAGAGTGGTCTGGCCAAGCGGGTCGCCCAAGCATTTGATGAAGATCCTAACCTCGATGATATTGAGACCGTGTGGGTTGCTCAAACTGGCAGCACCGTCGTTCTCAAAGGTAAAGTGCCTCAGCAACAGCTACTCGATAAGATGGTGAGCGTTGCTCGGCAGGTGCGAGGCGCAACCTCGGTAGATATTAACCAGGTGCAAATCGGCTAAATAGAAGCTGCCGTTAGGGTTAAGTTAAAGCGGTAGATACTGAGTTCTTTGGCTCGCATCTACCGCTTTTTAGCCCTCTTATTCCAATCTGCCTAAGCTCAAGTTTTTGGCAACTTTGTTGTCAAAAGTCTGGGCTATATCTTGTTCCTGATATAAGGCAGCCTTCGTATAGTTCGCTACGATTAAATTATGGATACAGTCGCCGGCCTCAAAACTCTAAATCGCATTCGCCGTATCAGCCGTCTTATGGATACGGCAATCGGTCTTCCTGGCACCAAGTTTCGCATTGGCTTAGATCCCCTACTGGGTTTAATTCCTGGTGGAGGAGACTTGATCACTGCTGGAATTTCTGCTTATATCGTGTTTCTCGCTGCCCGCTTCAAGCTGCCGGCCCCTGTGCTGCGAAAGATGGCGCTAAACGTTGCCCTAGAATCGGTAGTAGGAACTGTGCCCTTGGTGGGCGACCTGTTTGATGCCACTTTTAAGGCCAATCTACGTAACCTGTCGCTGCTAGAGAAGCACTTGCAGGCAGATTCTCCCGATTTAGAAGAAGCAGATCCTCTGAACTTGGAAAGTGCCGTCCCAGGCAATATCCGGCAGACTGTACAAACGAGCTGAGGCCCTAGCTTTAGGTCGGCTATGCATTGACCCTAACCAATTGATAACCAACAAAAATAACAAAAGGGGTGAGCACCGCTCACCCCTTTTGGTTAGACCTATTTCAACCGCTTTTGGGCTTAAACAATAGATTCATGAATGGGAAGCTGGCGGTGCTCCATAACCTCTTCAAACAGGGGGGTCGGTAGCGCTCGCTCAACCGGGTGAACGCCGGGCTGCCGCAGTTTGCCGTTTAGGAGCAGTTCAGCAATACTGCCGGTGCCCAAACCTGTGGC belongs to Pseudanabaena sp. FACHB-2040 and includes:
- a CDS encoding DUF4112 domain-containing protein gives rise to the protein MDTVAGLKTLNRIRRISRLMDTAIGLPGTKFRIGLDPLLGLIPGGGDLITAGISAYIVFLAARFKLPAPVLRKMALNVALESVVGTVPLVGDLFDATFKANLRNLSLLEKHLQADSPDLEEADPLNLESAVPGNIRQTVQTS
- a CDS encoding glutathione S-transferase family protein, with protein sequence MAEVEIFSAAVCPFAQRSRLVLLAKGVEFEVTEIDLQNKPANFLDISPYGKVPVLIHGSNRVWESAIVNEYLEEVFPQPALLPSEPGQRAIARIWIDFANTKLIPAFYKLLLSQEPEKQQEWAEEIRKHLIFIEQEGLCKLSVGPFWLGDTVSLVDFSYYPWFERWSALEHYRGVTVPAECTRLQQWWQTMKDLEPVKATAYPGDYHIEQYSKYAAGTAMGTTAKEIRRY
- a CDS encoding BON domain-containing protein; the protein is MLNPFDVLVLMLFAAAAAYLANISARRARVELAAVALSVIMMLSASLPAQAAAAAKDSAISSDQRALNGALQETPNGNQFHGIEYPEVDGTPLSDTEIERRIRANVSDEIATSVSNGAVRISGEVKNRRVAQRIVDEIKDIPGVHELTFDLGLTEINTARQP
- the tal gene encoding transaldolase, which gives rise to MTNNQLQRLRDCGQSLWMDYLSRDLIQSGELKQKVDEGWLRGITSNPSIFEKAIKGNQTYQPDIEEGIRNKWSAQQIFESLAIEDIRNACDILHPVFEETDGLDGYVSIEVSPLLAKNAQGTLEEARRLYKAIERPNVMIKIPGTSEGMEAIEQVIYEGINVNVTLLFSVDMYARAAEAYIRGLERRAEEGQPINKLSSVASFFISRIDSKIDEQLDSRLKREGTESLNMEKRLEAFKGKVAIANAKMAYQKYLELFNGDRWQALKDKGANPQRLLWASTSTKNPNFSDVLYVNELVGRDTVNTMPVETIEACADHCEVGCDRIEADLDEAHNIINSLSDSDIEIDLNSVMEELLEEGIEKFNQPYNSLLESIEEKVKQLATA
- a CDS encoding BON domain-containing protein, whose translation is MGWLKRIFGQGVLPNNQNKGNQGTQARSNQGVQQNTQAAAQAAPNATVSQQQSIPPERVGLNGEYDQSGLAKRVAQAFDEDPNLDDIETVWVAQTGSTVVLKGKVPQQQLLDKMVSVARQVRGATSVDINQVQIG
- a CDS encoding alpha/beta hydrolase; the protein is MKPLPFTIERLVFRDDPTVQHLSFEPDKAGENNAVQLVEVLSSSPSKATIPGYFVMSNAPPNIEDAYESDPQDMENAEQGLEEIADHLYRIHQQSATAPELVIAVHGYNTSRGSVRNWYKDIFQYINSYDGAISSYANKVFIGYRWPSENVEPGRLKEAFSALPPLPRDLLIGGVVGAIALLILQLFPVARTWLGFVLALGLSGLILLGALILALVIMRLIVYFRDNYRANNFGVLDLVEMIRLLDQKLVERRAKDIAAENPDHPDASAAALNYWEEAPEGKIKLSFVGHSMGAFVVTNVVRILSDVFDSRSIQKDPTAEIGYVFCLGRLVLASPDIPVLTIISSRANFLDSSLRRFAESYLFSSEGDIALRIASTTANYIAFPSRTQARGYRLGNVAVRSTYQSRQDYGIVNLNVLDQYFSPGISMEDAIAQSPEKVLDWLFLTHQRSAKTRCLTLADLFKDQTRLNKDRVTVSDFFTFFDCTDYKDVTFSVRDQQRSKTPQGILTRAKAKGPLRWLDYLQLTLDYAFGKRDVHGGYFQGEFSQQMLYRIAFLGFTGYLKTLDSDSKLAYDPHAALSKLHMQCRDKGVQGLLSPIRYRVDIQKHNLQETKHEMLEAISKDPAATP
- a CDS encoding class I fructose-bisphosphate aldolase; translation: MVAAPSSNRSIVDWLGEEADSLLTYQAKVSRSTLHLPGPDWVDRIFAHSDRNPQVLRSLQQLYSSGRLANTGYLSILPVDQGVEHSAGASFAPNPIYFDPSNIIELAIAGGCNAVATTLGVLGSVSRKYAHKIPFIAKLNHNELLTYPNQFDQIMFASVEQAWNLGAVAVGATIYFGSPESVRQIQEVREAFERAHQLGMATILWCYLRNEAFKQDKDYHLAADLTGQANHLGVTIQADLIKQKLPMLNGGYQAVAQKEGKSYGKTHDRMYSDLITDHPIDLARYQVLNCYAGRAGLINSGGASSKNDFAEAVRTAVINKRAGGCGLISGRKTFQRDFKEGVKLFHQIQDVYLSDEITVA